GAATTCTGGTTCTATCACTCTTTCAGTTCGTAACCAGACgaatttatagaatattacaGCCACTGTTCCTCCAAGAAAAGGTCCTGCCCAGTACACCCAATGGGAATTCCAAGTGTTCGTCCAGAAAGCCGGAGCGAAAGATCGTACTGGATTCATGCTAGCCCCGGTCATAGGACCGCCAGCTATCGACAGTGCTGCAATTGTCAAACCGAACTTAATAGATAGAGATTCACCCTTATCTTTATTGACAGGATCCCACACAGCACAATTAATGAGCACTAATGCCACAGTCAAAAGTATTTCAATGCCCAAAGCTTGATACACTGTGTGTTTTACATGGGGTTGGGTGGTACAAATACCAGATGACATATCTATTGgtgataatatcattaaaataccaTACCCTATAACTGCACCAGCGCATTGAGCGACGAAATACGCTATTCCAAGAGCAATGGACATATTCCCCCAAATAATAGCAGCTAATGTCACCGTTGGATTCATGTGAGCTCCAGATATATGTCCAAATGTCTGAATGTTCATAAGAACAATCAAACCGAAGCCAATCGTGCCATATAGTGGTGGGTTGATTGGTACTCCATCGATAGGTATACAGGTCATGCAGCCGAAAAATAGCAGCGATAAAGTGGACATCAGTTCCGAAAAAAGTGCTCTCCAATTTTCCGAGAACCACGAATTACGCTTCTTCTTACGTTTTTTCTTGATTTCTTCCACGATTATATTCTCTGTAGCGTTTACGAGATGAGAGTCCACGTCCATCTTGGTGAATAGATTAGTTCTAATTGTTGGTGCAATACTAAGTGGACATTATATCCACTTTAGTTGTAAATTCTTAGCATTTCAAGTAAACGTGCAAACACAAACTCTCTTCAGTATACTCTAGTatcataatttatcattaattacaATCAAAGCGTTAAGTTATCGCTATCAAAGCGCTTGTAAATCAAACAAATTTGATTAATCGAaatcaaatactttatttatacaattttattaggtttaaatcacgttaaaaaataattttatttgttaacattACATAAGTTgaagtttttataacaatttgctACAAAATTTGGAGAGAAAActcttatatacaaatatgatgaTGTacggctttatttatttttttacaaatatattttagagaatAGTATTTGATTTTCTTCAATTTGGAGTAAGTTTTTGGCTCTGGAGAAAATGATAATGCTCGACATACTGCAGATAATCATGTTTGCACActgcaaataatataaaatattttgatgtgcTAACATTAAAGTACAATGTTGCTACGATGACCAACCAAATCTGGGACTGAAAACAATAGAAGGTTCAACTCCGGTGAGGGATGAGAAAACTTCTTCGCAGAAGCGATGTTTGAATAATGTTTTGGGTGACTAACACAAGTGACTAccacaatgttattttattattataatgaaataacctTCTCTGGGTCTAACATCAACTAATCTCTCCGATCAAAATTGTTAACCTGTTTGTCCACCACGTAAGAAAATGACCGAATAACAGGGCAAACATCAACGCCATAACTAGAACGGCAGTTCAGTGTAAGTTTCATTAATactctattttatattaaactagtgacccgccccggcttcgcacggctgcaatgtgggtaatccctaaaaGATatgtctcttagggattacccacattacCACATACCATCGcgaacttttttgaagaccgttttaaggtgtacaatactaaagtacattattttgatctatctcgtagggttcagccagcgtttacaatgtaagcgcaaaaaatgtataaatttacgacatcacattagaaacttttaaaattatcagtgttacttaactatattgtctatgtatatactatatacaaaaaccttcctctcgaatcactccatctattaaaaaaaactactttaaaatccgttgcgtagttttaaagatttaagcatacaaagggacatagggacagagaaatcgactttgttttatactatgtaaagatatagTAAAGATAGCgaagtttttatacaaaatcataCAAGATACGCATGTTGAACTCCTACATAATTATAGCACACTCAAAGATTTATTGGGCTATAAAAACTCCTCGTGTGTCTATTGTGtttacctaaaataataaactatattaaaaactgCATAAAGATATGTAATGTACACCATAAGTGTTGTATTAGCtgagtttatttaatgtattcttaGAGCATATAAGTTTTCTAAAAAGATGATGAATCAGAAGAAGCGAGTGCAGAGGAAGATCTTTCAAATTGGAAtacagtaatactaagtattgctatttgccggtagaatatgtgatgagtttaCCTATACGAATGAGCTTGCACAAAGGTCTACCCGCCGCAAGTAAATACCCCACTACTGGGTTAAGAatttttgaggagaatgtttagAACgaattccaccacactgctccaatagGGGATTACATATATGCGTCAGATTTTTATTcgactatttattaatataaactctCAAGATATATTTACTGGTGACAAAGCCTCGTGCAAGTCATACTATTTTGAAAACGGAGCACAGTGATATGCAAACGAGTCTTGTAAAAGCAGTTTTACTTTAAccgtataaaattcaataaacgtGTATTAATTAAGAACCGCGTATCAAAATTAAACGATCATTAACCTATCTCTTTATTAcgggaaataaattaatttcaacgaagATATGCTCggtttaatttaaacgaaagaCTGGCTCAAGACTCGGCGGGTGAATTACGGAGCTCGTAATGAGATAAATTGATTGCGTCGAAACGCTATActgatgatttaatttaaatatttaaacgccTATACGTTGTTTAGTTTTTTCATTAtggcaaattaattacatttatttttaattttaaattgattatcgGTAACGGTGCTATGAaatctcataaaataatattggcaGTTATAGGGACTGTCGTTAGAAGGGAAAACATAGAACTTTTAGtactaaaatttcaaatttcataatatttaaataaagaattcaaataataataatgatgttgCACAATACATCAGATGTATAGCTACAGATATATTACTATTAAGCATATGGATATCCAAGAAGCGTCTAAAGCGCACAGCACACGGCCGCTACGCTTGCGCCAGTCATGAGCATGTCGGTGACGCGAATCCATAAGATTTTTCCCTACCAAAAATGCCCAACGTGGCTAAAGAAATTTTCActtcaaaaaggttttatttaatacatctaCTACAACGaccaaattgtataataaattatataatttattatatagacaaTATTGTCACCAGCACCAAATGCTTGCTAAAATTCAGCTTAATCGTATTTGTATTcgacaaagttatttaaatgttatttggtATAAACTGTTTTAAATCTGACTCAACCCGataaaaaagatacaaatattcaaatattattattatttttctcacaagaatctacattccgaactatTTTTGCTTTGATATGAATTTAATCTTTCAAATCTCTCaaacattcatattttatactcTATACATAGGTACTTATAAGTTTTTTACGCCACCCTTATTTTACGCGGAGGCAATCTTCATAAAATACCGGGCGCCTGGGCGAGAAGCGCGTTATGTGTGATATTTACCCACTAGTATCTCTCCAATGGCCGTCCTTGACACGGATCTGAGGATTATCGTATTTTAAAAGTCAAATATGtcgtgtttaataataaaaagaaccgtatcattttatttacatcataaaTTGGGAATGTATTTGTCTCCACAGCTCGACGAAAACAATAGGACACCGTCAATAGTAGGAGCTCAAGGAAagcagatatatttatttttcatacagtTATCACAGTGCACTGAATCTAaagtaagataaattaaatgaacaACTATAAATACAGGAATCTGTGACACCAAATTTTCAtacattcttaaatatttatcaatattggAAATATTAATCGACTGAATTTCTAGCAGATAATTTCTAAAAGATACCCTCGGAAGATTAATCTTGCTTAAACGAGACGGGTTCTAATTAGCAgccataaataatgattatgtttaaataatacgtaGCTTCggtgtaaattaaaatgatctaTCCACTCTTTTGAACGATATTGTTTCGCTTGTGTTTATTCTATATCTAGTGTCCCAAatcgttgatctagtggctatGTATAAAGCCCGTTGTTCTGGGTTCAAGCACTAGGTCGGTCCGATACAAGTTTatgggtttttctatcgaaaaattcttagtaactGCCCGTTATGGAAGTGGGAATTGTGGTGTGGAAAAGTacgtaaagctgttggtcctACGCCTGAACCCTATTCGATAAATCTTGGGAACcatcaagaaaagagcctacacaTTTTTAAAAGGACGTTAAAGCACCTTTAAGCTGTTCAGTACTGCTGATATCTATCGACAGTGGTACTTACGTTCCAGCAGACTTATAAACTTGTACTACTATACCAACATCCATAAAACAACGACATAATATCACAAAAACTACCTGATACAGAATTAATTAGTTATAGTAAAGTTTGCGAACTgaacaatatattttggttaAGTTCAatcgcgcacgaagtcgcgggaaTAGCTAGTTAGATAATATatgttcaaaaaaaatatagatatttttgaaaaaaataaaataggaacAATCATTGTATACACACGAGGAGAAAAGGTAAAGTACTAACACCTAGTTTCCAACTCAAATACATCCTACATCCACAGTCATTTTAACTTGGTCAggcagaatataaataaatataattgtactttatgaacataaataccgtaattaaaatgttgaaaatattaactactgagttttttaaCTTCTCGGTATAGgaatgagcctatttgaataaaaataacttggGGGATATTTGATTTCGATTTGAAATAATGGGTACatcgattttaataaacatttagttAGGCAATTAATTACATTGGATGCAATTGGCACGGATGTGTTATCATCAGGAAGGAAACCGGAATGCGCTGGACTTATTTCTGCCATTATAGACACAGTGACCATTCTCAATGGAGAATAACAGGAATACATAGGAGATATGACAAAAGTCAAGTGTGTGCACAACACTTATACGCTCTATTTCCTCACGCTCATTATGCGATTGAACAATAAGCTGACACAGCCAGGGAGAGTTAAGTAGCAAGACTATCAATGTAAGTGCTTTCCATGCGGACTTCTACTGGGGATTCCCTCCTCTTGATCTGAACTCTCAGAAGCTAACCACCATCAGTGATTCGGCGACTTACTTACATTAGCAAGCTATATAAGAGAACGAAGAGTTGACAAATATAAtgtcatatacatttttaatctatcaATACATATCatcaaaaaatacaaacaagcGAATGTTTATCGATAAAAATGCCAATATCTTTCATTTGTTTCACGtagataagatttaattttacatattttgggCCTTTGATGCCAttttaagacaatttttttattgataccgATAGGAGATCACGTTTTGCAAAAGTTCGAATacataatcttaaaaaatgaaGCACgtgcgaaatattttttttattataactagctGAGTGCCGCAAGCTCTGAAATTAACCGTTTTGCGTTAAATATTGGAGTTTTCGGTATCAGGCTTTGTCAAAGCCTGAATACGATCAATATGATGAAGTCGAGGTGTACATTGGCTACTTTGAGGAGTTAGGAGAAGTATAGTTCCTCATACTGAGCCAATGTAGCTACAGGCTACAAAGgatacattttagttcccaaagttggtggcgcattagcgatatagagaaaaatataattttttggggcttatttttattagcggtggtgaccatttgaCCATCTGTCAATGTcatataaaaaacctatttttctcaGGTATTGTatacgataataaaattgacctactaatgatatgatattgatataatttttttttacatctattATTAAGCGCAAAGGAATATGGTTCTACGAATTGGGCTAGCAACAAATATATGTTACAATCgcttagatttaaattttcgaTCTCATCAGTCCATTTCTCTGTTCAGTGAATCGCTAAATTGTGGATCCCTTACGGATTAATATTTCCCGAAAATCCCTTAAGCCACTATCGATTCAAATACATACGATCTTATATACAAAAGTTCTAGCGGATGTTTAGTTAAAGACTGCGGGTCAATTCTACTAATAAATTGACACTTCGCAATGCCATTTAGTCGTTTATTATTGTATCACAACAACGACATAGTTGTAGAACGGGGTACGTATCgctttatctctttctgtcatcaatGATTTGGCATTCAAAAGAGGAAGACAGAATTGTTCAACTAATTTCCCTCTCAgcaaaacattataaatcagTACATTACTTTTGAGTGTTTTAATCTGATAAAACTCaaacgtaaat
This is a stretch of genomic DNA from Vanessa atalanta chromosome 20, ilVanAtal1.2, whole genome shotgun sequence. It encodes these proteins:
- the LOC125071842 gene encoding aquaporin-like, with translation MDVDSHLVNATENIIVEEIKKKRKKKRNSWFSENWRALFSELMSTLSLLFFGCMTCIPIDGVPINPPLYGTIGFGLIVLMNIQTFGHISGAHMNPTVTLAAIIWGNMSIALGIAYFVAQCAGAVIGYGILMILSPIDMSSGICTTQPHVKHTVYQALGIEILLTVALVLINCAVWDPVNKDKGESLSIKFGLTIAALSIAGGPMTGASMNPVRSFAPAFWTNTWNSHWVYWAGPFLGGTVAVIFYKFVWLRTERVIEPEFSWTGSRNCHELV